From Sulfurospirillum tamanense:
ATCCTTTTTCGTCAAGAAGAACTCAAAGGCATCAAGCCCCACAAAATCGTCCGCAAAGGCATTGCACGCACCTTCCAAAATATCCGTTTATTTAAAAGCATGAGCGTGCTTGACAATGTGCTTATTGGGTTTGATTTTCAAGCACGGTACTCCTTCTTAGAAGCCATTACGCGTTTGCCCCGTTTTTTTGGCGAAGAGAAGCGCATTCGCACCAAAGCCTTTGAGATTTTACGCTACCTTGGAATTGACCATTTAGCGCACCACAACGCGACGGATTTGAGCTACGGACAACAACGCAAGGTAGAAATTGCGCGCGCCCTTGCTACCAATCCTGAACTGCTTTTGCTAGACGAACCTGCTGCAGGAATGAATCCTGCCGAAACCAAAGAGCTAGCGGCGCTTATTTTCAAAGCCAGAGAAGATTTTGATTTGACCGTTTTGCTCATTGAGCACGATATGAAATTTGTGAATCAACTGTGCGATAAAGTGCTTGTGTTGGATTATGGCAAGACCATTTTTGAAGGCAAGCCTGCGGATGCTATTCAAAATGAAGAAGTGATTGCGGCGTATTTGGGGGATTTTAAACATGATTAAAGTGAAAGATTTACATGTATACTACGGCGTCATTGAAGCGGTCAAGGGCGTCTCTTTTGAGGTGCCTGAGGGGAAGATTATCTCGCTCATTGGCTCCAACGGCGCAGGCAAAACCTCGACGCTAAACGCGCTTTTGAACCGCGTCAAGCGCAAAGGGGAAGTGATTTTTTCAGGGTTTCATACCGATAAACACAAAACCCACACGCTTGTGCAACACGGTATCGCCCTAGTGCCCGAGGGTCGACGGGTGTTTATCAACCTTACCGTCGAAGAAAACCTCCGCATGGGTGCGTTTAACAATGACGAAAACTACGAACACCTCAAAGAAGCGATGTTTGAACTTTTTCCACGCATCAAAGAAAAACGCCATCAAATGGGAGGCACCCTCAGTGGCGGTGAACAGCAAATGCTTGCTATCTCACGAGCCCTCATGAGTGAACCCAAGGTGTTGATGCTCGATGAACCAAGCTTAGGGTTAGCGCCCAAGGTCATCGGCGAAGTGTTTGCGACCATCGAACGCCTCAAAAAAGAGGGAATTACTATCTTACTAGTAGAGCAAAATGCCTTTGCCGCGCTAAAGATTTCTGATTATGCGTACGTGATGGAAAACGGGCACATCGTCATGGAAGACGTGGCCGCTTCGCTTGTGGGAAATGACGAAGTCCGTAAAAAGTACCTCGGCGGGTAAACCTTTACATGTAAGGCTTGTCGCTGTACACCACGCTTCTGCTTTTGGGGGTTTCTAAAAACTCCACGTGAGAGACCTTCACGCCAAGGCGCTGCATTTTGCGCGCGATGATTTCCATGAGCCACGTAGAGATGTTTTCACTCGTGGGGACGAAGTCCACGATGATGTAACCCTCGTACATTTCGCGCACGTGTTCGGGAGCGTCTTGAATGCGCGCAAGGTCAGGGGTGTGGTAGCCCGCTTCGTGGGCGATGAGTTCCGATTTGTCTTGAAAGTGAGGCAACAAGGTTTCAAACAGCGGGTCGTGGATGTCGATGATGAACTTATGGTCAAGGGTGTCGTCCAAAAACTGCTTAAACCAGTTAAGGTGGTGAAAATCCGTCACCATGCCGTCTTTGAGCACGTTACTTTGCAAATGCACAATGACCTTGCCCTGATGCCCGTGCAAATGCCGACACGCCAAGCATCCTGTGAGGGAAAACTCGCTTTCAAGCTTCTGCGACCACACACGGTGCCCATAACAAAAATCAAATTCCTTGCTGATTTGCCATACCATAAAAGACCTTTTTTCAAATCCCCTATCCTAACGCAAAAGAGCTTTTGACGTGCTTTTTAGCGAAGGTGGGTTACACTTTTGCATTCCAATTGAAAGTACGTTATGGTCAACATAGTCGATGTGTTTTATTCTATTCAGGGTGAAGGGGCGCAAACGGGTGTGGCATGCGTGTTTGTGCGCTTATACGGGTGCAATCTTGCCTGTAGTTTTTGCGACGAACCGTTACACAAAGGCACCTATGAGACACTCAGTTTTGAAGAAATCCTTGCGCGCATAGCCCGCTTCCCCTCTCGCCACGTGGTCATCACAGGCGGCGAACCAAGCTTGTACGATTTAAGAGCATTTATCGGCTTTTTGCAAACGCACGGTTACCATGTGGCGGTGGAAACCAACGGATACGAT
This genomic window contains:
- a CDS encoding ABC transporter ATP-binding protein encodes the protein MIKVKDLHVYYGVIEAVKGVSFEVPEGKIISLIGSNGAGKTSTLNALLNRVKRKGEVIFSGFHTDKHKTHTLVQHGIALVPEGRRVFINLTVEENLRMGAFNNDENYEHLKEAMFELFPRIKEKRHQMGGTLSGGEQQMLAISRALMSEPKVLMLDEPSLGLAPKVIGEVFATIERLKKEGITILLVEQNAFAALKISDYAYVMENGHIVMEDVAASLVGNDEVRKKYLGG
- a CDS encoding 7-carboxy-7-deazaguanine synthase QueE, which translates into the protein MVNIVDVFYSIQGEGAQTGVACVFVRLYGCNLACSFCDEPLHKGTYETLSFEEILARIARFPSRHVVITGGEPSLYDLRAFIGFLQTHGYHVAVETNGYDFANLSGANWVTYSPKDWDAIKQEGFDELKFVVARTSPVKKILAFHTQKPVFIQPQNAKDAPDWDNVAFCIDLVKAHPQFHLSVQLHKFLGVA
- a CDS encoding 6-carboxytetrahydropterin synthase, which produces MVWQISKEFDFCYGHRVWSQKLESEFSLTGCLACRHLHGHQGKVIVHLQSNVLKDGMVTDFHHLNWFKQFLDDTLDHKFIIDIHDPLFETLLPHFQDKSELIAHEAGYHTPDLARIQDAPEHVREMYEGYIIVDFVPTSENISTWLMEIIARKMQRLGVKVSHVEFLETPKSRSVVYSDKPYM
- a CDS encoding ABC transporter ATP-binding protein is translated as MILQVKHATMRFGGVVAINDTSFTVNSKEIYGLIGPNGAGKTTMFNIITGNYLATEGSILFRQEELKGIKPHKIVRKGIARTFQNIRLFKSMSVLDNVLIGFDFQARYSFLEAITRLPRFFGEEKRIRTKAFEILRYLGIDHLAHHNATDLSYGQQRKVEIARALATNPELLLLDEPAAGMNPAETKELAALIFKAREDFDLTVLLIEHDMKFVNQLCDKVLVLDYGKTIFEGKPADAIQNEEVIAAYLGDFKHD